From a region of the Planctomycetota bacterium genome:
- a CDS encoding Gfo/Idh/MocA family oxidoreductase — translation MAKDRLNVAVIGLGMGRHHLKDYHANPRARAVALCDVDTARLAQFAAECQIPQDRCFTDHRAMLAQARALELDAASVALPNAFHAPVTIDCLRAGLHVLCEKPMAMNVAQAKAMLAAAKKARRRLMINFSYRFMPQTRSLKSFVDSGAIGDIYYGRTAWYRRRGLPGFGGWFGQKKLSGGGPIIDLGVHRIDMAMWLMGSPKPVSVSASTYNVIGARIAKELKKEFDVEDIGGALIRFDSGATLIAEASWAGFTQKREEMITQLLGTKGGLLHSNVNETYEFEARLFTEHDGALWEAKLQQGLVPCPTAYQEFVEACLEGRETIAPGEHGLAVQQILDAIYKSAATGKEVRVSQ, via the coding sequence GTGGCCAAGGATCGCCTGAATGTGGCTGTCATCGGGCTCGGGATGGGGCGCCATCACCTCAAGGACTACCACGCGAACCCCCGGGCGCGCGCCGTCGCCCTCTGCGACGTGGACACGGCGCGCCTGGCCCAGTTCGCCGCCGAATGCCAGATTCCCCAGGATCGCTGCTTCACCGACCATCGGGCGATGCTGGCCCAGGCCAGGGCGCTGGAACTCGACGCCGCCAGCGTGGCCCTGCCCAACGCCTTCCACGCTCCCGTGACGATTGACTGCCTGCGGGCCGGCCTGCACGTGCTGTGCGAGAAGCCCATGGCCATGAACGTGGCGCAGGCCAAGGCCATGCTGGCGGCCGCGAAGAAGGCCCGCCGGCGGCTCATGATCAACTTCTCCTACCGCTTCATGCCCCAGACCCGCTCGCTGAAGAGCTTCGTAGACAGCGGGGCCATCGGCGACATCTACTACGGGCGCACAGCCTGGTATCGCCGCCGCGGCCTGCCCGGCTTCGGCGGCTGGTTCGGCCAGAAGAAGCTCTCGGGCGGCGGGCCGATCATTGACCTCGGCGTGCACCGCATTGACATGGCCATGTGGCTCATGGGCAGCCCCAAGCCCGTGTCGGTGTCGGCCAGCACCTATAACGTCATCGGCGCGCGCATTGCGAAGGAGCTCAAGAAAGAGTTCGACGTTGAGGATATCGGCGGCGCCCTGATCCGCTTCGACAGCGGGGCCACGCTCATCGCCGAGGCGAGCTGGGCCGGCTTCACCCAGAAGCGCGAGGAGATGATCACCCAGCTCCTCGGCACCAAGGGCGGCCTCCTGCACTCCAACGTCAACGAGACCTACGAGTTCGAGGCCCGCCTCTTCACCGAGCACGACGGCGCGCTGTGGGAGGCGAAGCTCCAGCAGGGCCTCGTCCCCTGCCCCACCGCCTACCAGGAGTTCGTGGAAGCCTGCCTCGAGGGCCGCGAAACCATCGCTCCGGGCGAGCACGGCCTGGCCGTCCAGCAGATACTCGACGCCATCTACAAGTCGGCCGCCACGGGCAAGGAGGTGCGAGTCAGCCAGTGA
- a CDS encoding PIG-L family deacetylase, which yields MSSKPTLVAVAAHADDAELNAGGALAKWSDQGGAIHILMATDNCSGSIIPPNGDEAAARRLPPAETMAIRRREQEAAAALLGAQVHYLDYPQRHYWDGHRAVSIGYGHVPAPVSATLSATPHSATRGPQLPPLIIAFQQPEHVARLADLLAALEPDLVLTQTPLDLDPEHHAVASMVWQAFQRRKADLAHATLRFWTPGSSCQGGLLDPGYDWIEDISEHYERKLALCRCHASQMTALRLDMVARRAAQWGRRIGVRYAEPFKSATL from the coding sequence GTGAGTTCCAAGCCGACCCTCGTCGCGGTGGCGGCTCACGCCGATGATGCCGAACTCAACGCCGGCGGCGCCCTGGCCAAGTGGTCCGACCAGGGCGGCGCCATCCACATTCTCATGGCCACCGACAACTGCTCGGGCTCGATCATTCCGCCGAACGGAGATGAGGCCGCCGCGCGCCGCCTGCCCCCGGCCGAGACCATGGCCATCCGCCGCCGCGAGCAGGAGGCCGCCGCCGCGCTCCTGGGCGCGCAGGTCCATTACCTCGACTATCCTCAGCGCCACTACTGGGACGGCCATCGGGCCGTCAGCATCGGCTATGGCCATGTCCCAGCCCCCGTCTCCGCCACCCTGTCTGCCACCCCGCACTCCGCAACCCGCGGCCCGCAGTTGCCCCCCCTCATCATCGCGTTCCAGCAGCCCGAGCACGTCGCGCGCCTGGCCGACCTCCTCGCGGCGCTCGAGCCCGACCTCGTGCTCACGCAGACCCCGCTCGACCTCGACCCCGAGCACCATGCGGTGGCCTCGATGGTCTGGCAGGCGTTCCAGCGCCGCAAGGCCGACCTGGCGCACGCGACGCTGCGTTTCTGGACCCCTGGCAGTTCGTGCCAGGGCGGGCTCCTCGACCCCGGTTACGACTGGATCGAAGACATCTCCGAGCACTACGAGCGCAAGCTCGCCCTCTGCCGCTGCCACGCCAGCCAGATGACGGCCCTGCGGCTGGACATGGTGGCCCGGCGCGCTGCCCAGTGGGGGCGCCGAATCGGTGTCCGTTATGCTGAACCCTTCAAGTCGGCCACTCTCTGA